A portion of the Krasilnikovia cinnamomea genome contains these proteins:
- a CDS encoding nitrate reductase subunit alpha yields the protein MSPHRHPPVAAPATDQVRGTAPLLAARRFLTRETVGDHGRTLHQVGDGGWEAFYRDRWRYDRVVRSTHGVNCTGSCSWNVFVKDGLITWEHQATDYPTTGPDSPDYEPRGCPRGASFSWYEYSPSRVRHPYIRGVLAEMFREAHERLGDPVLAWAEIVENPLKARAYKSQRGRGGFVRADWDEAITMMAAAHVYTTKTYGPDRVVGFSPIPAMSMASFAAGTRYHSLLGGTLLSFYDWYADLPIASPQIWGDQTDVPEAGDWWNATYLMMWGSNIPVTRTPDAHFLAEARYRGTKVVAVSPDYADNVKFADDWLAPHPGTDGALAMAMGHVVLTEFFRDREVPYFLDYVRKYTDLPFLVTLRETADGGWAADRFLTAADLGADDGTHKTVLIDERTGLPVVPNGSLGFRYGEPGRWNLDLGDVIPALGLLDRADENLEVDLARFDVGDTEGGATIRRGVPVVHLNGHLVTSVFDLLLAQYGVRRGDLPGDWPTGYDDADSPNTPAWQERITGVPAALAARIGREFARNAERSKGRSLIVLGAGANQWFHSDMTYRAFISLVTLTGCQGVNGGGWAHYVGQEKARPVTGQQHLSFAFDWQRPTRHQASTPFWYLHTDQWRYERVPADELSSPLGTGRFAGMSFADTVAAAQRMGWSPGHPAFNRNPLDLTDEAAAAGRTVAEHIVAELKAGTLKGVAEDPDDPANFPRCLTLWRANLLGSSGKGNEYFMRHLLGVDSSATAQECDPDHRPRDVVWRDEAPIGKLDLLTALDFRMTNTGLHADLVLPAATWYEKHDISTTDMHPFVHSFSPAVEPPGDAHTDYDTFLALADKVSALAMTHLGVRRDVLAAPLQHDTPDELAMPGGRVRDYRTGECAPEPGKTMPKLVEIERDYTLIGAKMRAVGPLLDTLGTTTKAITVDVTPEIEYLRHQNGVITDGPCAGRPSIATADRMCEAILALSGTTNGRVAAAGFAALEQRTGQPFADLIAGHETDQITYPDTQDAPQPVFTSPEWSGSEKGGRRYSPFTLNVERLKPWHTVTGRQHFFVEHDWVAELGEQLPAFRPPLNMARHFGQPGELVDGGLTVRFLTPHAKWSIHSMYHDNELMLALSRGGPVVWMSVEDATKIGVADNDWIEAHNRNGVIVARAVVSHRMPEGTVFQYHSPERTVNVPKAEKSGRRGGYHNSMTRLLIKPTHLAGGHAQFTYAFNYYGPIGSQRDEITVIRRRTQEVEY from the coding sequence GTGTCACCGCACCGCCACCCCCCGGTCGCCGCGCCCGCCACCGACCAGGTTCGCGGTACCGCGCCGCTGCTGGCCGCCCGCCGCTTCCTGACCAGGGAGACCGTCGGCGACCACGGCCGCACGCTGCACCAGGTCGGTGACGGCGGGTGGGAGGCGTTCTACCGCGACCGGTGGCGCTACGACCGGGTGGTCCGCTCCACCCACGGGGTCAACTGCACGGGCTCCTGCTCGTGGAACGTCTTCGTCAAGGACGGGCTGATCACCTGGGAGCACCAGGCCACCGACTACCCCACCACCGGCCCGGACTCGCCGGACTACGAGCCGCGCGGCTGCCCCCGCGGCGCCTCCTTCTCCTGGTACGAGTATTCGCCGTCGCGGGTGCGCCACCCCTACATCCGCGGCGTGCTGGCGGAGATGTTCCGGGAGGCGCACGAGCGCCTGGGCGATCCCGTACTGGCCTGGGCGGAGATCGTGGAGAACCCGCTGAAGGCGCGGGCGTACAAGTCGCAGCGGGGGCGCGGCGGTTTCGTGCGCGCCGACTGGGACGAGGCGATCACCATGATGGCGGCCGCGCACGTGTACACCACCAAGACGTACGGCCCGGACCGGGTCGTCGGGTTCTCGCCGATCCCGGCGATGTCGATGGCGTCGTTCGCGGCGGGCACCCGCTACCACTCGCTGCTCGGCGGCACGCTGCTGAGCTTCTACGACTGGTACGCCGACCTGCCGATCGCCTCGCCGCAGATCTGGGGCGACCAGACCGACGTGCCCGAGGCCGGCGACTGGTGGAACGCGACGTACCTGATGATGTGGGGTTCCAACATCCCGGTGACCCGCACCCCGGACGCGCACTTCCTGGCCGAGGCCCGCTACCGGGGCACCAAGGTGGTGGCGGTGAGCCCGGACTACGCGGACAACGTGAAGTTCGCCGACGACTGGCTGGCCCCGCACCCCGGCACGGACGGCGCCCTGGCGATGGCGATGGGCCATGTGGTGCTCACCGAGTTCTTCCGCGACCGCGAGGTGCCGTACTTCCTCGACTACGTGCGCAAGTACACCGACCTGCCGTTCCTGGTCACGCTGCGGGAGACCGCCGACGGCGGGTGGGCGGCGGACCGGTTCCTCACCGCCGCGGACCTGGGCGCGGACGACGGGACACACAAGACGGTCCTGATCGACGAGCGCACCGGCCTGCCGGTCGTGCCCAACGGTTCGCTGGGCTTCCGGTACGGCGAGCCGGGCCGCTGGAACCTCGACCTCGGCGACGTGATCCCCGCGCTGGGCCTGCTGGACCGCGCCGACGAGAACCTCGAAGTCGACCTGGCCCGCTTCGACGTCGGCGACACCGAGGGCGGCGCCACGATCCGCCGCGGCGTGCCCGTCGTGCACCTCAACGGGCACCTGGTCACCTCCGTCTTCGACCTGCTCTTGGCCCAGTACGGGGTGCGCCGCGGTGATCTGCCCGGCGACTGGCCGACCGGCTACGACGACGCGGACTCCCCGAACACCCCGGCCTGGCAGGAGCGGATCACCGGCGTACCGGCGGCGTTGGCCGCGCGGATCGGCCGGGAGTTCGCCCGCAACGCCGAGCGCAGCAAGGGCCGCTCGCTGATCGTGCTGGGTGCGGGCGCGAACCAGTGGTTCCACTCCGACATGACCTACCGGGCGTTCATCTCGCTGGTCACGCTGACCGGCTGCCAGGGGGTCAACGGCGGCGGCTGGGCGCACTACGTCGGGCAGGAGAAGGCGCGGCCGGTCACCGGGCAGCAGCACCTGTCGTTCGCGTTCGACTGGCAGCGCCCGACCCGGCACCAGGCCAGCACCCCTTTCTGGTACCTGCACACCGACCAGTGGCGCTACGAGCGGGTGCCGGCCGACGAGCTGTCCTCCCCGCTGGGCACGGGACGGTTCGCCGGGATGTCGTTCGCCGACACCGTCGCGGCCGCGCAGCGGATGGGCTGGAGCCCGGGGCACCCGGCGTTCAACCGCAACCCCCTGGATCTGACTGATGAGGCCGCCGCGGCCGGACGCACCGTCGCCGAGCACATCGTGGCCGAACTGAAGGCCGGCACGCTCAAGGGTGTCGCGGAGGACCCGGACGACCCGGCGAACTTCCCGCGCTGCCTCACGCTGTGGCGGGCCAACCTGCTCGGCTCCTCCGGCAAGGGCAACGAGTACTTCATGCGGCACCTGCTCGGCGTCGACTCGTCCGCCACCGCGCAGGAGTGCGACCCGGACCACCGGCCGCGCGACGTGGTGTGGCGCGACGAGGCGCCGATCGGCAAGCTCGACCTGCTCACCGCGCTGGACTTCCGGATGACCAACACCGGCCTGCACGCCGACCTCGTGCTGCCCGCCGCCACCTGGTACGAGAAGCACGACATCTCCACCACGGACATGCACCCGTTCGTGCACTCGTTCAGCCCGGCGGTCGAGCCGCCCGGCGACGCGCACACCGACTACGACACGTTCCTGGCCCTGGCCGACAAGGTCAGCGCGCTCGCCATGACCCACCTCGGGGTGCGCCGCGACGTGCTGGCCGCGCCGCTGCAGCACGACACCCCGGACGAGCTGGCCATGCCCGGCGGCCGGGTGCGCGACTACCGGACGGGCGAGTGCGCGCCGGAGCCGGGAAAGACCATGCCGAAGCTGGTCGAGATCGAGCGCGACTACACGCTGATCGGCGCGAAGATGCGCGCGGTCGGCCCGCTGCTCGACACGCTCGGCACCACCACCAAGGCGATCACGGTGGACGTCACCCCGGAGATCGAGTACCTGCGGCACCAGAACGGCGTGATCACCGACGGGCCGTGCGCCGGGCGGCCGTCGATCGCCACCGCCGACCGGATGTGCGAGGCGATCCTCGCGCTGTCCGGCACCACCAACGGCCGGGTCGCCGCGGCGGGCTTCGCCGCGCTGGAGCAGCGTACGGGGCAGCCGTTCGCCGACCTGATCGCCGGGCACGAGACCGACCAGATCACGTACCCGGACACGCAGGACGCGCCGCAGCCGGTGTTCACCAGCCCGGAATGGTCCGGGTCGGAGAAGGGCGGGCGCCGGTACTCGCCGTTCACGCTCAATGTGGAGCGGCTCAAGCCGTGGCACACCGTCACCGGACGCCAGCACTTCTTCGTGGAGCACGACTGGGTGGCAGAGCTGGGCGAGCAGCTGCCCGCGTTCCGGCCGCCGCTGAACATGGCACGGCACTTCGGCCAGCCGGGCGAGCTGGTCGACGGCGGGCTGACCGTACGGTTCCTGACCCCGCATGCCAAGTGGTCGATCCACTCGATGTACCACGACAACGAGCTGATGCTGGCGCTGTCGCGGGGCGGCCCGGTGGTCTGGATGAGCGTCGAGGACGCCACGAAGATCGGCGTCGCCGACAACGACTGGATCGAGGCGCACAACCGCAACGGCGTCATCGTGGCCCGCGCCGTGGTCAGCCACCGCATGCCCGAGGGCACGGTGTTCCAGTACCACTCCCCCGAGCGCACGGTGAACGTCCCGAAGGCGGAGAAGAGCGGCCGCCGTGGCGGCTACCACAACTCGATGACCCGCCTGCTGATCAAGCCGACCCATTTGGCGGGCGGCCACGCCCAGTTCACGTACGCGTTCAACTACTACGGCCCGATCGGCAGCCAGCGCGACGAGATCACCGTGATCCGCCGCCGTACGCAGGAGGTGGAGTACTGA
- a CDS encoding S1C family serine protease, giving the protein MNEVPSMHTPAHAAGHGGGGQWRIWASAATAVLMIAVVAAAIVGTNRPPQSTLAVAADQASVCSATQVAEQVLPTVVTISATNGRGAGTGSGEVIRSDGHILTNNHVIALAADGGQVSVVFNDGRSVPAVIVGRDPKTDLAVIKVDGQPPLPVIPFGSSDDVVVGQPVVVLGAPLGLSNTVTSGIVSALDRTIEVPGEAGESALLVSSVQTDAAINPGNSGGAMVDCAGQLIGVPSAGATVPDSGGGSIGLGFAIPVDLARAVSEEIIATGKVTHAYFGLSLATVPPAAPGGPPRGAYIRAVVPGAPAAAAGLRAGDIITSADGKPVLSTDDIAALTLTKDPGDRVVIGYARDGKPAETTVTLAPAP; this is encoded by the coding sequence GTGAACGAGGTTCCAAGCATGCACACGCCCGCGCACGCGGCCGGTCATGGCGGCGGCGGGCAGTGGCGCATCTGGGCGAGCGCGGCGACCGCCGTGCTGATGATCGCGGTCGTGGCCGCCGCCATCGTCGGGACGAACCGCCCACCGCAGAGCACGCTGGCCGTCGCCGCCGACCAGGCCAGCGTCTGCTCGGCCACCCAGGTCGCCGAGCAGGTGCTCCCCACCGTCGTGACGATCTCCGCGACCAACGGCCGGGGCGCCGGCACCGGATCCGGCGAGGTGATCCGCAGCGACGGCCACATCCTCACGAACAACCATGTGATCGCCCTGGCCGCCGACGGAGGCCAGGTCAGTGTCGTGTTCAACGACGGCCGCTCGGTGCCCGCCGTGATCGTCGGCCGCGACCCCAAGACGGACCTGGCGGTGATCAAGGTCGACGGCCAGCCGCCGCTGCCGGTCATCCCGTTCGGCTCCTCCGACGACGTCGTGGTGGGTCAGCCGGTGGTCGTGCTCGGCGCACCCCTGGGCCTGTCGAACACCGTCACCTCGGGCATCGTCAGCGCGCTGGACCGCACCATCGAGGTGCCGGGCGAAGCGGGTGAGAGCGCCCTGCTGGTGTCCTCGGTGCAGACCGACGCCGCCATCAATCCGGGCAACAGCGGCGGCGCGATGGTCGACTGCGCGGGTCAGCTCATCGGCGTGCCCTCGGCGGGCGCGACCGTGCCGGACTCCGGCGGAGGCAGCATCGGACTCGGATTCGCGATCCCCGTCGACCTCGCGAGGGCGGTCTCCGAGGAGATCATCGCGACGGGGAAGGTCACGCACGCGTACTTCGGGTTGAGCCTGGCGACCGTACCTCCCGCCGCGCCGGGAGGGCCGCCACGCGGCGCCTACATCAGGGCGGTGGTGCCCGGCGCGCCCGCCGCCGCCGCGGGCCTGCGCGCGGGCGACATCATCACCTCCGCCGACGGGAAACCGGTCCTGAGCACCGACGACATCGCCGCGTTGACGCTGACCAAGGACCCGGGCGACCGCGTCGTCATCGGCTACGCCCGCGACGGCAAGCCCGCCGAGACGACGGTGACCCTGGCACCGGCCCCCTGA
- a CDS encoding helix-turn-helix transcriptional regulator, with protein sequence METERTGPSGETVNTHRYRALGSDSRVEILSLVRAAAGGLTAADVAAHTGQHLSTTRTHLDRLVDAGLLVKARASGGAPGRPAWRYRATAAGPAPAPYRALAAALLDHLPRAAGGDVRDAAARVGQDWGRQLAAASPPHDDPVDTVSAVLTGLGFEPRRQPAQPDGAVEVHLRTCPFLELVGQNPDAMCGLHLGVVRGALGHHGVGGGDAVLEPFGAPHACVIRLPLPTTGPSRAERGGPETAEGGPR encoded by the coding sequence GTGGAAACTGAACGGACCGGCCCCAGCGGGGAGACGGTCAACACGCACCGGTACCGGGCCCTGGGCTCCGACAGCCGGGTGGAGATCCTGAGCCTCGTGCGCGCCGCGGCCGGTGGGCTGACCGCCGCGGACGTGGCCGCCCACACCGGGCAGCACCTGTCCACCACCCGCACCCACCTCGACCGGCTGGTCGACGCCGGGCTGCTCGTCAAGGCGCGCGCCAGCGGCGGTGCTCCGGGCCGCCCGGCCTGGCGCTACCGCGCGACCGCCGCCGGCCCCGCTCCGGCGCCGTACCGGGCGCTGGCGGCGGCGCTGCTGGATCACCTGCCCCGGGCCGCCGGCGGGGACGTCCGCGACGCGGCCGCCCGGGTGGGACAGGACTGGGGCCGGCAGCTCGCCGCCGCGAGCCCGCCCCACGACGACCCGGTCGACACGGTCTCGGCCGTCCTGACCGGGCTCGGCTTCGAGCCGCGGCGCCAGCCCGCCCAGCCGGACGGTGCCGTCGAGGTGCACCTGCGTACGTGTCCCTTCCTGGAGCTCGTCGGGCAGAACCCGGATGCGATGTGCGGGCTGCACCTGGGTGTCGTGCGCGGCGCCCTCGGCCATCACGGGGTCGGCGGCGGTGACGCCGTGCTGGAGCCCTTCGGCGCGCCCCACGCCTGCGTGATCCGCCTGCCCCTGCCGACGACCGGTCCGTCGCGCGCCGAGCGCGGCGGCCCCGAAACGGCGGAGGGGGGCCCACGATGA